In Veillonellales bacterium, the genomic window TGGCGCTGGAAGGTTCCCTGAAATTAAAGGAAATCTCCTACATCCACGCCGAAGCCTATGCGGCCGGCGAACTGAAGCACGGCACTTTGGCGCTCATCATCGAGGGCATCCCGGTAATTGCTTTGGCAACGCAGCATGACGTTTACGAAAAAACATTAAGCAATATCAAAGAAGTAAAAGCCCGTGACGCAGTCGTCATCGGCCTGGCCTTTGCCGGCGACGAACAAATCGGCAAATATGTCGATCATACCATCTTTATTCCCAAAACCGATAAGTACCTTGCCCCCATCCTGGCAGTGATTCCGCTGCAGCTTCTGGCTTATTATGCTGCCGTTACCCGTGGCTGTGACGTTGATAAACCGAGAAACCTGGCCAAGTCAGTGACTGTGGAATAAAATAGGAATAAAAAAGCAGAGAGTGATTTCACTCCCTGTTTTTTTATTCCATTTTGCGTTAATTAGTAACGATAGCTATCATCAGAAAATTACTGAAAAATCTAATTGCTTTTCAGTAGGAATTTCAGAATATAACATAGAATTCCATAAGAATAGCAAATAATTACTTGAGTGACAAAATTTTACGATTTTCTATATTTTTAGCATAAGATGATGCTAAAATACGTTGACAGAAATATTGTTTTAGAAAAATGGTGATATACTCACTTCAGAAGTGAAGGCTTTGGTAAGGAAATCAAGGGCAAAAAGCAGCGGAATCTATCATATCATATTACGCGGGATCAACCGGTAAAGCATTTTCGAAGACTATGAAGATCGGCTAAAATTCATTGAGCCATTGCAAAATACAAAGAAATTATATCGGCAACATGAATTTGCAAAGCCTGAAACAAATTTCCTGTCTCCTTGTTATTTCTGTAAAAAAATAAGATTATATCTTATTTTTGGGGTCAGTGTTAACAAACTCAGTTCTTCCTCTCTTATGTCTTCAATAACATAAGAGTTTAATCTTGAGTGGAGTACTTTTAGTTTAACAAAAACATCAATTGGAGCAAATTCAATTTTTCCATTAAGAAATACTCGTTTCCCAGGGCGAATACCTATTAACATCTTTGAATTAGGTGCAGGAAAGAGCTACGTTATGTGAATGATAAAGTGAAGAGTCGGATTCCGTAATTGGGCACGGCCGGTTCTGTGAGAGCTTGGGGCTGTGAAGCCCCGGCAGTGTCTCCCATTTGCCGATAGAGGGATATGTGACAGATGGGATAGTACTTTTTGGTACATAAAAATAGGAAATTATGACAGGCTCGCCCAGCATATCAATACCTTGCCCAAGCCGACGGGAAAGGTAGCGGTTGTTGTCCTGTATAATGTCTTTTTTGAAGGCGGCGCAGGTAAAGTGGTACGGAAATAACTATGAGCGTGAAGAAATCTGGTTAGAGGATAATCCGGATGGCCGCTTCCGCAAGTTTACGATTGACGAGCTCCTTGCCCGTGATAAGGGGGCTTGATATATTTTGGATCAAGGATAAGCCCTTAGCTTATCTCAATAATCTGCCGAAGCCGAATGAACTGGTTGGGGATAATATTGAAAATTTTTAGTCAGCACTAGATAGATTTAATGAGCTCATGAAAACGCTAAAAGAGTAAAAGAGATTTTTTTTGGAGGGGTATCATGGATACAAAAGAAAAAGTAATTTCAATGTTCAAATTCATACGGGCGTTTGATACTTTGAAGATAAAAAACGTACGCAATATTATAACTCAGCCATGGGTATGTTTTTTTAAGGATATTCCTCAAGATGGGAAATACATCAAGATTAATTATAGGGATCGGGTAGCGGAAGACAATGATAATGGCGATGCTGTGGCAAACGAT contains:
- a CDS encoding SIS domain-containing protein, which codes for ALEGSLKLKEISYIHAEAYAAGELKHGTLALIIEGIPVIALATQHDVYEKTLSNIKEVKARDAVVIGLAFAGDEQIGKYVDHTIFIPKTDKYLAPILAVIPLQLLAYYAAVTRGCDVDKPRNLAKSVTVE